The Cucumis melo cultivar AY chromosome 5, USDA_Cmelo_AY_1.0, whole genome shotgun sequence genome has a segment encoding these proteins:
- the LOC103496901 gene encoding putative casein kinase II subunit beta-4 encodes MYRDRGGGGGGIGGSSKSEIVGATLDRKRINDALDKHLEKTSPSTSRGLHSKEKERLSVPSTSTGKPQLDHRSASLSKNKCSDEESETDSEESDVSGSDGDDTSWISWFCNLRGNEFFCEVDDEYIQDDFNLCGLSSQVPYYDYALDLILDVESSHGDMFTEEQNELVESAAEMLYGLIHVRYILTGKGISAMLEKYKNYDFGRCPRVYCCGQPCLPVGQSDIPRSSTVKIYCPKCEDIYYPRSKYQGNIDGAYFGTTFPHLFLMTYGHLKPQKATQGYVPRVFGFKLHKKHD; translated from the exons ATGTATAGGGAtcgaggaggaggaggagggggGATTGGTGGTTCTTCCAAATCGGAGATCGTTGGTGCTACCTTGGATCGAAAGCGTATCAACGATGCTCTCGATAAACATCTTGAGAAGACTTCTCCCTCTACTTCAAGAGGTCTTCATAGTAAGGAGAAGGAGAGGCTCTCTGTGCCCTCCACTTCCACTGGTAAACCTCAGCTTGATCATCGTTCTGCCTCTTTATCCAAGAATAAATGCTCCGATG AGGAATCTGAAACAGACAGCGAAGAATCAGATGTCAGTGGTTCAGACGGAGATGATACATCATGGATTTCGTGGTTTTGCAATTTGAGGGGAAATGAATTTTTTTGTGAAGTTGACGATGAGTACATACAAGATGATTTCAATCTTTGTGGCTTGAGCAGTCAAGTTCCGTACTATGACTATGCACTTGATCTTATCTTGGATGTTGAATCTTCTCATG GTGACATGTTCACTGAAGAACAGAATGAACTAGTTGAGTCGGCTGCTGAGATGCTGTATGGTTTAATTCATGTCAGATACATACTAACTGGCAAAGGAATATCTGCAATG CTGGAGAAGTATAAAAACTACGACTTTGGAAGGTGCCCAAGAGTGTACTGCTGTGGACAACCATGCCTTCCAGTAGGGCAGTCAGATATTCCTCGTTCAAGCACTGTGAAGATATATTGCCCAAAATGTGAAGACATATATTACCCTCGTTCAAAGTATCAAGGCA ATATTGATGGAGCTTATTTCGGAACCACATTCCCACACTTGTTTTTGATGACATACGGACACCTGAAGCCACAAAAAGCCACACAAGGCTATGTTCCCAGAGTTTTTGGCTTCAAGCTTCACAAAAAGCATGATTGA